ttttagtttcatccatattaactttttttcgttagaacggcctttGCGTATCAACTTCATAAACctttttatattatatttaaaaaaataatatccttTTGTTCCTTGTACTAAATTGTCCTGTTCTGTTTGGTCCTTTcgttatttaactttttttctcttttcttttttatgatttttttctacttatttttttttttaatctcgTCACGTTCTCTTTGCAAACATGACGGAATTTGGTTCTTCATTTCGCCCATAGAAAATAGCATTTATTTCCGCTTGGCAATACTATGGCGGCACGGTTTAGCAATACGCTTGCAAGCAGCTGATGGTGAAAgcagttaaaaataaattccccAAGTGTATGTTAGtggttgaagttgttgttgttttttttttcgtctaaGATCAACtgaagcaattaaaaaatgtaagGAACaggacactttttttttgcttgtccTCGTACATTCCACGGACGATTCTAGAGCACGCGGACAGCTTTAATGCGCCACAAGTTTCCACTTTCCATCGAAGCGATCGTGATTCGCTCACGTTTCGCTTATGTAACGGATCACACTAACCTTCGACTATTTGTTCCATATAGGTGTAGGGACAGGCCGTTGCCGAGCCCCAGTTGCGGCCCCACCAAATGGTGAGTGTGAACAGGAAGACGGCATACGTTGCGACGCCAAAATTGTCCGCCACTGTAAAGAGCAGGGGACAAATTTGAGCAATCAGCGCGTTAGAAGAGGCCGTCTAGCAAAACACGGTCCATGCCCAGCCGCGTACCAATGATCAGCTCGAAGCAACATCCGCACAGTTCCGCTGCTGCAATCGCTTCGAATATTAAATCCTTCACCAGCCCATCTTTCGACAGCCGTTCGTTTAGCCTACGCGCGACGATCGCAAAAATGCAGGTcaaagcgataaaaaatgcACTATAGCCTAGCTGTTCGATGGTCGCCATCGTTCGATTGTGTTACCGCACGTGTGTACTTGATCACCAGCACCACAATAGGAATAGGTAGTTTAATAAGTTATCGAAAATATTGTCACTTTTACTGCCACCAGGGACGGCGGACGCGATGTTGCCCGCGATCTAGAACGGTCACCGTGCTTGACTGTCGCGATCggatgtaaaaataaactgcCAGACCAGACAACAAGACACACTTCGGCAAAGGTCTCTCCCCAATTTTTGGCTATGCTGCTCCACCGGGAGGATCTTCTCCCAAGCATCGTGCGTAAACAGCCGGAACGCGAAGAAAACGCGAGTGTGTGTCGAGTGGCGATCGTTACGAAGCTTCTAGCCGCAAACGTGTTTATGTATTATGTTTAATGCACCACTATGATGCTGCGTTTCCATGTTTCGCGATCATATGTGATCGTAGCGGTTCGTTCGGTTGTAGATAGGATGTGTGAGCACAGATACACACATAAAGTTTTAATCGtgcatgtgtttgtttcgaatTAGTTTCATGGCCAAACTAAATTATTGCGCTATAGCTCAATTTGCGAACGATGCGAAGGTCTTTTACGTTGCATGCACCCCAATTTCTCACTgtgataaatgttttattgttttgttttaattttatgggttcatttattaaaaaaaaaacacaaagtttTCAGATCGAAAATTGGATGATAATTGCACTGCAAGAATCACAAGGCGTTCTGAAAATACAGATACtcgaaaaaatcaaaaatacacatttaaaacactttaaatCCTGTAAAACTACTATTGTTattggaaattgtttaaaaatgctgctaattcttaaaaaatcattaactTTCATATAGCTATGCGAAACAGACAAATCGACGACGAAGAATTATATAAAAATGAGTTAAAACTATGCAAGAAAagataaaactttaaaattagATTAGAAAAGATTAAGTtatatttgaaacatttaataaCCTCATACTTCATCGTATTTTGTAGTAAAAATATGCACATTAAAATCACAGAAATAATACAGTCTACACGCCATCACACCTTTTGTGGTAAAATTGCGCCAATTGAACTGCTCGATGAAAACATTGCACAAATCGTGCAGTTTCCACACACCGCGAATGTGTTGCACCGCAGCCCAACCACGGCAGAAAGAGATGGCTATATACCGCTGTTTTGGTAACACAAATAACGTCGGTTGCGAGCGCTGTCACTTGCGGTGTTGTTTTCGTGCCGATCGCTATCAATCCTGCACCGTGCGCGTACAGTTCTTCCCAATACTGAGCACAAAAGAAGGACCAGTTTATAGTCAATAAGATTGAAGTTACTTATTTAGAAGCGGTTTTATGTGCGGAATTACATATTCGATCGAGAGGAGTTTCGTGTAGCGCAGCATAATCTTCACCGCAGCAAGCGGATTAAGGTGTTAATGCGGAACTTTGACCACCCGGTCCCGTGCCCACCCCTACACACAACATCAAGTGTAGTGTCAGGTAGATTGTACAAGACCACTTTATCTCTTATCAGCAGTGTTCTTCAACGTGCAAGGTGAAAACATAAACGATATTGCGTGGTTGATTTGTAGTGCGAACTTGCCCAAACACCTCAGTACTTGCGTACACGGCCGGACCGGAGGACCGGTTCTGTTTACACCGCATTAGTCCCCAAATCGGATGATACAGCAACTTCGCATAAACCGGTTTTTGACCcagcaaccgaaccgaagagTGCAGAATGTTTGCCAGGCGAATTCTTACCCAAACAAACAGGTTAGTGGAAAGAAGTTTAACGAAAAAGAGGAACCCCTCAACGTGTTTATTacttttctgttcttttttagGAAACCTTTACTACAATCTTCCGCTTGTAGAGTGATTTCTTTTGTTGATGGGAACGCTACCAATGACCCGAATGGGCAAACATGGATGCAAAAAGCATTACTACACCGCCGGCAGCATCAATCAGGCGGTGATGGGCCAACCGATAGCATGTCATCGTTATCGGCGACAGCCGTCATCTTGGGTGGATCATTGTTGACATATTTGATAAGCGATAAGATAAGTACGTTGAGCCTGCCATTCTTTGCTGTGAACGTGCTGTCACCGCTTTCCCTTTCGCCTTCTCATCGCGGGGGTCGCGTGGCATACTTCTCAATATTAAAACTAAACACTACTATTTACTCCTCCAGAGAAAGATACACAACATGTCTACGCAAAGGAAGATTCACTCGACACGATACGCAAGGCACACGATACGGTGCGGAAAGATCTGCCAGAGTACACGATGGATGAGATCGTGAAGCACAATGCACCGTCCGCCGGTATTTGGGTTACGTACGGTGTCGGTGTGTACGATATAACGTCCTTCGTCCCGAAACACCCGGGCAGCGATAAGGTGATGCTTGCGGCCGGTGGTGCGATCGATCCGTTTTGGCACATCTTTCAGCAGCACAACACCAGAGAGGTGCTCACGCTGTTGGAAACGTTCCGCATAGGCAATTTGCGACCGGATGATGTGGTGGGCACGAGAGATCTGCACGATCCATGGtcagcagaaccgaagcgtcATCCCATTCTGAAACCGGCCACACTGAAACCGTTCAATGCGGAACCACCGGCATCGGTTCTTGTGGACAGTTTCCTGACGCCGAAGTAAGTGAGCTTTACCACCGGGCTGGGACCACCTAATTATCACTCAAGTTAACAACCACTTTCGTTTTAGTGATTTTTTCTACGTACGGAATCACCTGCCCGTGCCGGAAGTGGACATAAAAGCGTACGAGCTCGAGCTGGAGAATGAAAAGACGGGCAAGAGCAAAACGTTCCGGTTTGCCGATCTGCTCAAATACCCGAAGCACACCGTCACGGCCACGATCATGTGCGGTGGCAATCGACGTAGTGAGATGATGGACGTTAAACCCATCAAGGGACTGCCGTGGGGAGCATCGGCCGTGGGAAATGCCGAGTGGACCGGTGCCCGGCTGTGTGACGTTTTGCGCGACATGGGTGTGCGGCCGGGTGATGAAACAGGGCACGTACAGTTCGAAGGACTCGATACCGATCCGACCAGCACACCGTACGGTGCGTCCATCCCGTTGGCGAAAGCAATGGACCCACGGGGTGACGTGATTTTGGCGTACGAAATGAACGGACAACCGTTGAATCGGGACCACGGCTACCCGGTGCGTGTGATCGTACCGGGCGTAGTGGGTTCGAGGAATGTGAAATGGTTGGGAAAGATCGTTGTGTCCCGGAACGAAAGTTCCTCCCATTGGCAGCAAAACGATTACAAATCGTTCAGTCCCAGCACCGATTGGGATACGGTGGATTTTAAGAGTGCACCGGCTATTCAGAACATGCCCGTTACGTCCGCCATTTGTGCGCCAGCAAGTGGCGAAACGGTGCCGGTTGAGGATGGGTACGTGACGGTGAAAGGGTACGCATGGTCCGGCGGTGGTTCCGAGATCGTGCGTGTCGATGTTACCGCGGACGGTGGTAAAACGTGGATCGTGGCAAAGCTGGACGAAAGTGAACAGGGTACGGGTCCGGGCCGCCACTGGTCGTGGTCGCTGTGGTCGGCAAAGGTACCGATTAAACCGGGTCAAAAAGGACCGATCGAAATCGTGTCGAAAGCGGTCGATAGCAATTACAACACGCAGCCGGAATCGTTTGCCAACATCTGGAACTTGCGGGGTGTGGTCGGCAATGCGTACAGCCGAGTGAAAGTTAGCGCTAAATAATACGCCGCCAAGCGTTGATAAAGGGATCTGCTGATAAGAACTGAAAGGGAATGTTCAAGATTTCATTAGTACGATCTGTCGAAGTAATTGACTGCAGAACAGCCTTGTAAATGAAGTTTAAAGCAAGCAAGGATTCAATGCTCAAGCTACGAGGACTAAACCGGATCTAATAAGCCATTATAGGGGCAGGAATGGTCTTTTAGTGGTTGTTAACAAACCCCATTAAACTGATACTTTTATTACGAGGTTTTTGAAACGTTTTAACCACTTACCTAGTAAGTGTTGTTAATTGAATGCAGCTGAGCTGCAAGGGGGGAGGCAATGTGTAATGTAAGTGagacttttttcgtttatgttgataataaacaatttaaaaaacaaacaaacgaatagaAAGATTGTGCATTTCTTAAGGGAAATCAGTTTTCTTAATTTCATGTCAATTTTTAGAgttgaaaacatattttcaagaCATAGCAAACACAGAAATAAAAGCTTGCGCTGTAAGAGtcactttttaaaataaagaaaaaatggtttcgtaTGATGACAAAAAACCATGTGCATAATTTaagcattttaattaattttaaaacaatacaagCATTATACCTTGTGCACACATTGCAGTATGTACTAATCCCCTTAAATTCAGTTCACAACGAGAAAACTTGGATGTGTTCTACAGTTTTGAAAGAAAGAGCTGTATACTGAAATACTTTTCAATCCCAATTTCGATTGTGTGCAGGAACGCGCTGCAATGGGGACCCAATTGGGATGGCCACGTCTTTAAAAAGATACCGAAAGACCACCCAGACGGAGGGAGGCTTGGttgaacgaaaatgaaaaaaaaaaacgtccgtCGGAGGGTGCTGTGCAATGGATAAGAATGGTCGTGAGCTTTTTAAGGGAATGCATCCCGTTAAACAGTTGTATTGCTTGTAAGTTAAATCCATTCTAACGGTTCGAAAGATAACAACCAAGTGACTAAGATAACAAAAAGAGCTCCTTTAAACACTTGAACACTAATAGCAGACTACATTTGCCTTATAGATCTTATGTTCTCAAACCACTAAACTAACACTAAGTGAGCATGCAGCCGGGCAAcattgtgtttcgtttgttatcgttttattttgcaactaagaaagaataaaaaaaaaaaaacactggctATATCTCCACTTCATTCGTTTCCCTATATTTACCCTACACATTCTGCACCTCGGATCGAGGAACGGAGAACAGAAATTAGTCGAAAATGTAATACATACTTCCGCAGACATTTCTATTTCCAGCACTACTCTAAAACGGCACCATTTAGCGTGCCCATATCGAAtgccacagaaaaaaaacgttgtaaTGCTTCAGCCTGTCGAACAGGGAggatgattttgtttataaTAGTAATAGTAGGAGAAATCATTCACCATAAACcttttaatgctttcaaataaaatgcacTACACCCTCTGTATATTGCAATTCATCCCATGTGCATTgattccgtttttgttttgtgcaactTGCATTAAATGTAAGCCAAATCGGTCGACACTGACGGGATAAAAAGGATTGTTGCCCCCGGGGTGTGGAAAGGAAGGTGTACGATTAAGACTACAGATAACAACTACGCATTTTAcatgatacacacacacacaaacacatgtcACTGTTATTTGCGAATTGATAGTGTGTGTATAGTACTCGACGACGACCGttgccaaccaaaccataacgTTGATAAGCTGCTGCACACAGTTCACTGGGTCTTGAGGAAGATCATGGAAGATCGTTCTACCACCGGGAGACAGCAACGACGAAGCCAAGCTTCAAACGCCAATTAACGGATGTAGACTAATAGCCTTCCACAGACGGTTTATTCTGTTCAGGTTTATTAGCTGCTGTAACGAATTCTCCCGCTTGTTGTGATGACCACTGGACTACCTATGCGATTTTTGTGTCTAATTAATGTGGTTGTTGCAAATATGagtcttttttctttgttacgGTAGGTAGAGTTttgctaatttaatttttgttctcCTTCTTTTCGGCTTCCTCTgaaccgctgctgctgctgcttccactactgctactgcttcCACTGCTCTCACGTTCCGATGCCATCTGTTTTGTGGTTAAAATTGTTATAAATAATCACAGTTAAACAATGCACATACATTCTTACGATTCGGTAACGTGCGCAATTTACCTTTTTGTATGCCATTTCGAACAGCTTCAAAGATGACTGCTGCAGGGCACTGGTCGTTTTGCGAACTTCTTCCGGATCGGCTTCTTCCTTGTTTGCCAAGATTTCCCGCACCTTTGCAATTTCTTCCCGGAGCTTATCGCACTGTGTacagagaaaaacaaagtCCATTAGTAACGGAGCAGTTGCAGTGTACTACAGGGTGAATTAACATAAGGATATCAGATTTAGGGTTGAATTACGAAACGTTCAAGAGCGCACATCCCTACactaaatcaatttttttaaaaaccttttcaatataaaaaaaggaatccttTCCACTGCCTATCATGGATTATTAGGTTATTTgaaccaaaaacgaaacaaatgtagtGTGGTACACCCTGTACAACATTGAGAGCATCAGCTTACCTCTTCCTTTGGCAGTTGATCTTTGAATTCTTCCATCTTCGTTTCCGTATCGTGCACGATTCCTTCCGCCTGGTTCACAGCTTCGATACGGTCCTTCTTCTGTTTGTCGGCCTGTGCGTACTGTTCCGCGTTCTTGATCATGTTTTCGATTTCGTCCTTGCTCAAACCACCGGAAGATTGAATGACAActacaagcaaacaaatgcattCGAATTAGTCgaaacaaatcgatcgattaaacatcaaaagagtgagtaatgCGCTGCACACTTACTTTGTTGTTCCTTGCCCGTTCCCTTATCACGTGCCGACACATGCACAATGCCGTTCGCATCGATATCGAACACGACCTCAATCTGTGGGACGCCACGCGGTGCCGGAGGGATGCCAACGAGTGTAAACGATCCCAGCATCTTGTTGTCCGAAGCCATCTCACGCTCACCCTGGTGCACCTTGATCTCGACCTGCGTCTGACCGTCGGCGGCGGTAGAGAAGACCTGCGATTTCTTCGTCGGAATGGTTGTGTTGCGGGTGATAAGGCGCGTAAATACTCCACCGAGCGTTTCGATACCGAGCGACAAAGGCGTAACGTCAAGCAGCAGCACATCGGTCACATCACCGGCCAGTACGCCACCCTGTACAGCGGCACCAACGGCAACGGCTTCATCCGGGTTCACTGCACGCGATGGCTGACGGCCAAACACTTCCTGTACCAATGATTGCACCTTCGGCATACGGGTCATACCACCGACCAGTAGCACCTCGCCGATGTCCGACTTTTTCACTTCCGCATCCGACATCGCCTTCTGGCAGGGAGCAATCGTGCGCTTGATAAGATCACCGACCAACGTTTCCAGCTTCGCACGCGTCAGCTTCAGGTTCAAATGTTTCGGTCCAGAAGCATCCATCGTCAGGTAGGGTAGATTAATGTCCGTCTGCACCGAAGACGACAGTTCACATTTGGCTTTTTCGGCCGCCTCCTTCAACCGCTGCATTGCCATCGCATCCTTCTTAATGTCGATGCCCTGATCTTTCTTAAACTCTTGCGCCAGATAGTTCAGGATGTGATTATCGAAATCCTCACCACCGAGCAGTGTATCACCGTTGGTGGACTTTACCTCGAACACACCCTTCTGAATCTCAAGAATGGAAATATCGAACGTACCACCACCGAGATCGTACACCGCAATGATCTTATCCTCGCTCTTGTCCATACCGTACGCCAGGGCCGCTGCCGTTGGTTCGTTAATCACGCGCAACACATTAAGTCCGGCAATTTGGCCCGCATCCTTCGTAGCCTGACGCTGGGAATCGTTAAAGTACGCTGGCACGGTAACGACCGCATTCTTAACCGGTGTGTTCAGGTACGCTTCAGCCGTTTCCCTCATTTTCATTAGCACGAACGCACCGATCTGGCTGGGTGAGTACATTTTACCATCGCTTCCCTGCACCCAAGCATCACCGTTCGACGCTTTCACCACCTTGTAGGACAGGTTGGCCAAATCTTTCTTGATTTCCGCATCATCAAACCGGCGCCCGATCAGACGCTTTGTGGCGTAGAATGTGTTGGCGGAGTTGGTCACTGCCTGACGCTTTGCCGGCATGCCCACCAATCGTTCGCCCTCCTTCGTGAATGCAACATGTGACGGTGTGGTACGGGCACCCTCGGCATTCTCGATGACCTTGGCATTTTTGCCCTCCATCACCGCGACGCAGGAGTTTGTGGTGCCCAGATCGATACCAATGACGGCACCCTTAACCTGGTCGGATCTGGAAACATATCGAAGGaaagaaggtaaaaaaaaaatctattagGCACTAGATTGCAAACGATAAGCAGCAGATTGATTCCGAACTATGACAGCAACGGTGCTAACCCAGTTTTCATAACAGAAAAAATCCATCCTAGTTGCCAGGATGTTACACTCTGGAATATTCTACGCAGTACATAACACAATCCTAGCAACGCGACGCAAAACTACCTTGTTAAGGCCACAGTAGTGACGCACTTACAAACTACCGCATACCGATAACAACTCACGTGTGTTAACTTTCAATTTCACTCGCTGTTCTAAATCTGCCTGCATCCCTACACTGCCTTTGGAATATTATTTCCTTATTCcacaattattaatatttcacaACCGGTCTTTATGTGCACTACATTACAGCACTGTCATGCCGCATATTTCATCATACTTACTTAAAACGGGCCAGCACATTATTAGACAGAGCTTCTCTCTGAAACGAATGAAATGCGTAAAGTTTAGGTTAATTACATAAAGTTGAGAAATGGCTTTATGCTTCATAGAAACAACGCGGTGGTTGAAATTCGTGCAATTCAAGTCTTTTATCATGCATGTCAAAATGCACACCCATCATTTGCATTACATTACCATGTTCAGCTGTTACACAAGCCTCCCATGCTTCTAACCTCACAATTCGATATCAGCAAAGATTGTTCCGGATCGTAACCGGGGGCACCGGGACAGACAAACCAAACCGGTGCGAAACAATTCTTCAACACCGCAAAACGACAACTCCCCACAATTCTACTTACATTAGACAGCAGTCCGCGGTTTTCCACCAGCGTACGGGAGAGATATCTGGCTGCCttcaacattttcgagcgAGTTAACACACAATGGACACAATGGACCACGCACGGTTCGACTGGAAAAAGTTATGATGcaattgtttggaaaatttttcttcaatcCTCCTCGTGCGCTTGACAGCTACGGCCTGTCAGTTTCTAGAAATGTTTTCTAGAATTTACCACGAACCCTGTGTGCACTAGGTGGTATTTTGCGTATTCCCAATACCGGTAATAATGGTGGTAATTGTGATTTTACGTAAAAATCAATGTAATGCTTGTAAACCTCTTTTTTATACGTATTCCGTTTCCTTTGAGATGCCGTAAACAAATCGGTGTTTGCGAAGAgtcagaaaattaaaaatttcctaTTGCACAGTGCATGTTTACATGCCCCATTCCAGATGGCCACAGGACGGCCCACAGTGCGTAAATACGCTGGCAAATGAAACAAGAATCTGGCAAAATGCACATTGCATTGAATTTATTACGTTCTACAGTTTGAAGACATAACACGCAAATGCTTGATTCGGCATTACCCATAATTAAGTGGCTTAAAGAATATTGAAACCAAGTTAGCGACACGTTATAACCTCTACAATGGGCCagactcatacacacacaatgaGAATAATGGTAGTAGGCGAAAGTGAAGTAGGAAAAACGAGGTAAGTAAGAAAAGCAGATATTTCGAGCGGACCTAGCGGGATATTATAACGATATTCGAGCGGAGATATTATAACGGACCGCGAAACGCGTAGAAAAAGTAAAGCAATTCCGAAGCCGGCGCCGCTTTAAAATATTCTAGACTAGACTTCGGCGCTAAAGAATATTCCGGACTGCTTCAGAGTGTTCCAACCGTTGTTCCACCTCGGAACTTCGAGTCGTGGTTTCTCAGTTGATCATGAATTATGACCATTAAAAATAACCTAACGTATGTTTCGTTTACTCTTGATCTTGATCGCAGTCTGATGATGCGTTACATAGGAGCGAACTTCCGCAACTATAGGAAAACGATCGATTTTGAGTATGAAAAGAAACCCCTCTACATGAAGGGTGAGCAGATAAATCTTGGGATACTGGATACGGCTTGTATCGAAAAGTTTCGTTCGGTTAGCCAAATGTATTACACAGGCGTCCGTGGTG
This region of Anopheles marshallii chromosome 2, idAnoMarsDA_429_01, whole genome shotgun sequence genomic DNA includes:
- the LOC128719062 gene encoding heat shock 70 kDa protein cognate 5, yielding MLKAARYLSRTLVENRGLLSNREALSNNVLARFKSDQVKGAVIGIDLGTTNSCVAVMEGKNAKVIENAEGARTTPSHVAFTKEGERLVGMPAKRQAVTNSANTFYATKRLIGRRFDDAEIKKDLANLSYKVVKASNGDAWVQGSDGKMYSPSQIGAFVLMKMRETAEAYLNTPVKNAVVTVPAYFNDSQRQATKDAGQIAGLNVLRVINEPTAAALAYGMDKSEDKIIAVYDLGGGTFDISILEIQKGVFEVKSTNGDTLLGGEDFDNHILNYLAQEFKKDQGIDIKKDAMAMQRLKEAAEKAKCELSSSVQTDINLPYLTMDASGPKHLNLKLTRAKLETLVGDLIKRTIAPCQKAMSDAEVKKSDIGEVLLVGGMTRMPKVQSLVQEVFGRQPSRAVNPDEAVAVGAAVQGGVLAGDVTDVLLLDVTPLSLGIETLGGVFTRLITRNTTIPTKKSQVFSTAADGQTQVEIKVHQGEREMASDNKMLGSFTLVGIPPAPRGVPQIEVVFDIDANGIVHVSARDKGTGKEQQIVIQSSGGLSKDEIENMIKNAEQYAQADKQKKDRIEAVNQAEGIVHDTETKMEEFKDQLPKEECDKLREEIAKVREILANKEEADPEEVRKTTSALQQSSLKLFEMAYKKMASERESSGSSSSSGSSSSSGSEEAEKKENKN
- the LOC128708272 gene encoding sulfite oxidase, mitochondrial; its protein translation is MFARRILTQTNRKPLLQSSACRVISFVDGNATNDPNGQTWMQKALLHRRQHQSGGDGPTDSMSSLSATAVILGGSLLTYLISDKIKKDTQHVYAKEDSLDTIRKAHDTVRKDLPEYTMDEIVKHNAPSAGIWVTYGVGVYDITSFVPKHPGSDKVMLAAGGAIDPFWHIFQQHNTREVLTLLETFRIGNLRPDDVVGTRDLHDPWSAEPKRHPILKPATLKPFNAEPPASVLVDSFLTPNDFFYVRNHLPVPEVDIKAYELELENEKTGKSKTFRFADLLKYPKHTVTATIMCGGNRRSEMMDVKPIKGLPWGASAVGNAEWTGARLCDVLRDMGVRPGDETGHVQFEGLDTDPTSTPYGASIPLAKAMDPRGDVILAYEMNGQPLNRDHGYPVRVIVPGVVGSRNVKWLGKIVVSRNESSSHWQQNDYKSFSPSTDWDTVDFKSAPAIQNMPVTSAICAPASGETVPVEDGYVTVKGYAWSGGGSEIVRVDVTADGGKTWIVAKLDESEQGTGPGRHWSWSLWSAKVPIKPGQKGPIEIVSKAVDSNYNTQPESFANIWNLRGVVGNAYSRVKVSAK